A region from the Methylovorus glucosotrophus genome encodes:
- a CDS encoding DoxX family protein, whose protein sequence is MSTSLRVYQSFQHISNRIGDALPPLVLRLILAWEFGEAGYEKLMGSNWFADVSFPFPFSLLPPEASWQIATWFELGGAALLVLGLATRFISLSLIILTIVAIAAVHWPAEWHSLRELLTGYRIIDENGDGLGNYKLPLLYIVMFLPLLFRGAGTLSLDHLLQRRLFK, encoded by the coding sequence ATGTCGACTTCTTTACGCGTTTATCAATCCTTTCAACACATCAGCAACCGCATAGGCGATGCCTTGCCGCCGCTGGTGCTGCGCCTGATTCTGGCGTGGGAATTCGGCGAAGCCGGGTATGAAAAGCTCATGGGCAGCAACTGGTTTGCTGACGTGAGCTTTCCTTTTCCATTCAGCCTGTTACCACCCGAAGCCAGCTGGCAGATCGCCACCTGGTTTGAGCTGGGTGGGGCCGCGTTGCTGGTGCTGGGGCTGGCCACTCGCTTTATCAGTCTCTCCCTTATCATCCTGACCATCGTTGCCATTGCCGCCGTGCATTGGCCAGCCGAATGGCACAGCCTGCGTGAGTTGCTCACCGGTTACCGCATCATCGACGAAAACGGCGATGGCCTGGGCAATTACAAGCTGCCGCTGCTATACATCGTCATGTTCCTGCCGCTATTGTTCCGCGGGGCAGGCACCCTCAGTCTGGATCACCTGCTACAGCGCCGCTTGTTTAAATAA
- a CDS encoding sulfite oxidase heme-binding subunit YedZ, whose protein sequence is MLPPNRKQLGLIKAGLFLLALIPLARLLWLGMHDDLGANPIEFIERSTGTWALVILLVTLSFTPLRLLTGTAWPVQLRRMAGLFMFFYACLHITTYVWLDHWFDWQEIAKDIIKHPYVLVGFAAFVLSVPLALTSSNAMIKRLRQRWKTLHRLVYLVAIFAVLHFWWLVKKDITEPMLYALVLAALLAIRLVFSLRKRKGQMV, encoded by the coding sequence ATGCTCCCACCCAATCGAAAACAGCTGGGCCTGATCAAGGCCGGCCTGTTCCTGCTCGCGCTCATTCCGCTGGCCCGCCTGCTGTGGCTGGGCATGCACGATGACCTTGGCGCCAACCCCATCGAATTCATCGAGCGGTCTACTGGCACCTGGGCCCTGGTCATACTGCTGGTCACCTTGTCATTCACACCATTACGGCTGCTGACGGGCACGGCGTGGCCGGTGCAATTGCGGCGCATGGCCGGGCTTTTCATGTTTTTTTATGCCTGTCTGCACATCACCACCTATGTCTGGCTGGATCACTGGTTTGATTGGCAGGAGATTGCCAAAGACATCATCAAGCACCCGTATGTGCTGGTGGGGTTTGCGGCATTCGTGCTCAGCGTGCCGCTGGCGCTGACATCGAGCAATGCCATGATCAAGCGCCTGCGCCAGCGCTGGAAAACCCTGCATCGCCTGGTGTATCTGGTCGCCATCTTTGCCGTGCTGCATTTCTGGTGGCTGGTGAAAAAAGACATCACTGAGCCCATGCTGTATGCCCTGGTGCTGGCGGCGCTGCTGGCAATACGCCTGGTATTCAGTCTGCGCAAAAGAAAAGGGCAGATGGTGTAA
- the cysQ gene encoding 3'(2'),5'-bisphosphate nucleotidase CysQ translates to MTTDTPTALQALLPEVIRIAKEAGKAIMEVYQGEFSVTRKADASPVTAADLAAHEVIEKGLSALPWQLPVLSEESVLAPYFVRQQWQHYWLVDPLDGTREFIKRNGEFTVNIALIHEGISILGVVYAPVTGDLHYAAQGAGAFHQADQSEPRQIHARALALPHITIAGSRSHSQVRMQHFMDQLSRNYSPPQVISIGSSLKICLVAEGRADVYPRLGLTSEWDTAAGQCVLEQAGGHLVDMAGNRLIYNSKESLLNPEFFACGATPHAWQLYLE, encoded by the coding sequence ATGACGACTGATACGCCCACCGCCTTGCAGGCGCTCCTGCCGGAAGTCATCCGCATCGCAAAAGAAGCTGGCAAGGCGATCATGGAGGTGTATCAGGGCGAGTTTTCCGTTACCCGCAAGGCCGATGCCTCGCCCGTTACCGCTGCCGACCTGGCCGCACACGAGGTCATCGAAAAAGGCCTCAGTGCCTTGCCCTGGCAACTGCCCGTGCTATCAGAAGAATCAGTGCTGGCACCTTACTTCGTCAGGCAGCAATGGCAACATTACTGGCTGGTGGACCCGCTGGATGGCACGCGCGAATTCATCAAGCGCAATGGCGAGTTCACCGTCAACATTGCGCTGATCCATGAGGGTATTTCGATACTGGGCGTCGTCTATGCGCCCGTCACCGGTGATCTTCACTATGCAGCGCAGGGCGCAGGTGCCTTTCACCAGGCAGACCAAAGCGAGCCACGCCAGATTCATGCGCGTGCACTGGCATTGCCTCACATCACCATCGCTGGCAGTCGTTCGCACAGCCAGGTCCGTATGCAACATTTTATGGACCAGCTCAGCCGGAACTATTCGCCTCCGCAGGTAATCTCTATCGGCAGCTCCCTTAAAATCTGCCTGGTGGCAGAAGGGCGGGCGGATGTTTATCCCCGGCTGGGGCTGACCTCGGAATGGGATACCGCGGCTGGCCAGTGTGTGCTGGAGCAAGCGGGCGGACATCTGGTGGATATGGCAGGCAACAGGCTGATCTATAACAGCAAGGAAAGCCTGCTGAATCCTGAATTTTTCGCATGTGGCGCCACGCCGCATGCCTGGCAACTTTATCTGGAATAA
- a CDS encoding YnfA family protein — translation MNPLTTFLLFVLTALAEIVGCYLPYLYLSKGKSAWLLLPAALSLSLFAWLLSLHPTAAGRVYAAYGGVYIAVAIVWLWQVDGIRPTGWDLLGASIALCGMAIIMFAPRAA, via the coding sequence ATGAATCCGCTCACGACCTTTTTATTATTTGTGCTGACCGCGCTAGCCGAGATTGTGGGCTGCTACCTGCCATATTTGTACTTAAGCAAGGGCAAAAGTGCCTGGTTGCTGCTGCCTGCAGCGCTGTCACTCTCACTATTTGCCTGGCTGCTTTCCCTGCATCCCACGGCAGCAGGGCGGGTGTATGCCGCCTATGGCGGGGTGTATATTGCCGTCGCCATCGTCTGGCTGTGGCAAGTCGATGGCATACGGCCAACCGGCTGGGATCTGCTGGGCGCAAGCATTGCCCTGTGCGGCATGGCCATCATCATGTTTGCGCCCAGAGCCGCCTGA
- a CDS encoding tetratricopeptide repeat protein, whose translation MRLRVFLFAVMVAASTLAQAGDENLAEKIAACNRAIGEGDASKALAFAEQVLKQDKSNRQALLCKGRAHGGTGQFDQAINALMAAEKLSTTPMEHIIALTLIGNVQKSAQRYPEALAAYQQSLALAKSANDANFQRIDLNLIGDTLVASGDLKGGLQHYLQGSGLAANDNERADGFARIASTYSSLQQHDQAVEYQLKAVLMQERAGDMDQFCDANLELGRIYTAAQDYPNAEKYIQKVIKIAKDQGGAYWEAKGYYYLAQAKAASKHPEEARQLLADAQHITQDIGAERLGDEIARSQQSLPRP comes from the coding sequence ATGCGTTTAAGAGTCTTTTTGTTTGCAGTGATGGTGGCCGCCAGTACGCTGGCCCAGGCCGGAGATGAAAATCTGGCGGAGAAAATTGCCGCCTGTAACCGCGCCATAGGCGAGGGCGATGCCTCCAAGGCCTTGGCCTTTGCCGAGCAGGTATTGAAGCAGGATAAATCCAACCGTCAGGCCTTGCTGTGCAAAGGCCGTGCACACGGCGGCACCGGCCAGTTTGATCAGGCCATCAATGCCCTGATGGCCGCGGAAAAGCTGTCGACCACCCCCATGGAACACATCATCGCGCTGACCTTAATAGGCAATGTGCAAAAAAGCGCCCAGCGCTATCCCGAAGCCCTGGCGGCTTACCAGCAAAGCCTGGCCCTCGCCAAAAGCGCCAACGATGCCAATTTCCAGCGCATAGATCTCAACCTGATTGGCGATACCCTGGTCGCTTCCGGCGACCTCAAGGGTGGCCTGCAGCATTATCTGCAAGGCAGCGGCCTGGCGGCGAATGACAATGAGCGTGCCGATGGCTTTGCGCGCATTGCCTCTACCTACAGCAGCCTGCAGCAACACGACCAGGCGGTGGAATACCAGCTCAAGGCCGTGCTGATGCAGGAGCGGGCAGGGGATATGGACCAGTTCTGCGATGCCAACCTTGAGCTTGGCCGTATTTACACCGCGGCACAGGATTACCCCAACGCCGAAAAATACATCCAGAAAGTGATCAAGATCGCCAAGGATCAGGGCGGCGCCTACTGGGAAGCCAAAGGCTATTACTACCTGGCACAGGCCAAGGCCGCCAGCAAGCATCCGGAAGAGGCCCGTCAGCTGCTGGCCGATGCCCAGCACATTACGCAAGACATTGGTGCCGAGCGCCTGGGGGATGAGATCGCCCGTAGCCAGCAAAGCTTGCCACGGCCGTAA
- the msrP gene encoding protein-methionine-sulfoxide reductase catalytic subunit MsrP — protein MMLIGKQSDITPSEITPQSVYQDRRKFIKAAGFGLLATAAAGYGLLPRHAWAAAEQRKKITGYTKTAYGADEKLTPYDDVTTYNNYYEFGTSKSDPAEHSKLFKPTPWSVAIEGEVKNPRTVNLEDILKIAPLEERIYRMRCVEGWSMVIPWVGLPLTQLVKWAEPTANAKFVEFVTLDDSLRMPGARVPILDWPYTEGLRMDEAMNPLTILAVGLYGEVLPNQNGAPLRLVVPWKYGFKGAKAIVKIRFRETMPQTTWVKAGPREYGFYANVNPTVDHPRWTQASERRIGGSVFSPRIKTQMFNGYAEQVAHLYSGMDLRKNF, from the coding sequence ATGATGCTGATAGGCAAACAATCCGATATCACCCCGTCTGAAATCACCCCACAAAGCGTGTATCAGGACAGGCGGAAATTCATCAAGGCTGCCGGTTTTGGTCTGCTGGCAACGGCGGCCGCTGGTTATGGCCTGCTACCCAGGCATGCCTGGGCTGCTGCCGAGCAGCGCAAAAAAATCACGGGCTATACCAAAACCGCTTATGGGGCCGATGAAAAACTCACCCCGTATGACGACGTCACCACCTACAACAACTACTATGAGTTTGGCACCAGCAAGAGCGATCCGGCAGAGCATTCCAAGCTGTTCAAGCCCACGCCATGGAGCGTTGCTATTGAGGGCGAAGTAAAAAATCCGCGCACGGTCAATCTGGAAGATATCCTGAAAATTGCCCCGCTGGAAGAGCGCATCTATCGCATGCGCTGCGTTGAGGGCTGGTCCATGGTCATCCCCTGGGTAGGCTTACCCCTGACGCAACTGGTCAAATGGGCGGAGCCCACCGCCAATGCCAAGTTCGTGGAATTTGTCACGCTGGATGATTCACTCAGGATGCCCGGCGCCCGCGTGCCTATCCTGGATTGGCCGTATACCGAAGGCCTGCGCATGGACGAGGCCATGAATCCACTCACCATTCTTGCCGTAGGTCTCTATGGCGAGGTGCTACCCAATCAGAATGGCGCACCGCTGCGATTGGTGGTGCCATGGAAATATGGCTTCAAAGGCGCCAAGGCCATCGTCAAAATCCGCTTTCGCGAAACCATGCCGCAAACCACCTGGGTAAAAGCCGGGCCGCGCGAATATGGCTTTTATGCCAATGTGAACCCGACCGTGGACCATCCGCGCTGGACGCAAGCCTCAGAGCGTCGCATCGGCGGCAGTGTATTCTCGCCACGCATCAAGACGCAGATGTTCAATGGCTACGCCGAGCAGGTTGCCCACCTGTATAGCGGCATGGATTTGCGCAAGAACTTCTAA
- a CDS encoding cation transporter, whose product MADCCNNTSCAIEVLKQRQSKTLKIVLGINATMFVVVFVAGWLAHSTALLSDSLDNLGDALTYALSLYVVSRSAREKAVVALFKGGLILLAGLFVLGQVIYRLFVPALPLFDAMGGIGVLSLLANSLCLFLLWKHRSDDINMSSVWACSRNDIATNLAVIVAAGAVWLFNSAWPDLVVGLALSVLLISSSARVLAAALHARRSAA is encoded by the coding sequence ATGGCAGATTGTTGTAATAACACATCGTGTGCCATCGAGGTGCTGAAGCAGCGCCAGAGCAAAACCCTGAAGATCGTGCTTGGCATCAATGCCACCATGTTCGTGGTGGTGTTCGTCGCAGGCTGGCTGGCCCATTCCACCGCGTTGCTTTCCGATAGCCTCGATAACCTGGGCGATGCGCTGACCTATGCGCTCAGCCTGTATGTAGTCTCGCGCAGCGCGCGCGAAAAGGCCGTGGTGGCTTTGTTCAAGGGCGGCCTCATTCTGCTGGCAGGCCTTTTTGTGCTGGGGCAGGTGATCTACCGGCTGTTTGTGCCAGCATTGCCACTGTTTGACGCCATGGGCGGCATAGGTGTGCTGTCGCTGCTGGCGAATAGCCTATGCCTGTTCCTGCTCTGGAAGCACCGCAGTGATGACATCAACATGTCGTCGGTCTGGGCCTGCTCCCGCAATGACATTGCCACCAATCTCGCTGTGATCGTGGCTGCGGGGGCCGTGTGGCTGTTTAACTCTGCCTGGCCAGATCTGGTGGTCGGTCTGGCGCTCTCCGTGCTCCTGATCAGCTCATCTGCCAGGGTGCTGGCAGCAGCATTGCATGCGCGGAGAAGCGCTGCATGA
- a CDS encoding cell division protein ZipA C-terminal FtsZ-binding domain-containing protein yields the protein MTDLQLALIALGALIIIAVVLFNWWQERKLHKETESRFVEPETDVLMDEDFRIDPHTVLRGDKREEPEEEEFVVRVRIQDDEPAPQVAPSYAAEPSLSVEEPEVKAAPAISEPAFDEAPVRIDSAEDVAEEEAPALYASTVASDLPPEQEPVALAQSEEPVVNLGSATAPWDEPAAEPEQADAPESIALPADVDAQIDLSAILYLPRPYSGAALRQQFLNFSEIDKPVYAFGLDAFREWHLLTREQEQGEFTRCVCSLQMADRSGAVSREMLIRFQNAAEDIALNLGAQVEWQGAPDPLVYAQALDAFCIEVDKLVSLHIVQGSNGPFTGTKFRGLAEASGLVLGNDGAFHYRDEQGHTSFSLINQDSNPFNADMLRTVVIKGVVFQLDIPHVKNCTEVFNQMVLAARQMSHSLNANLVDDNYRQLTDTQIDRIRQQLKMLHAQMITRGIMPGGQTAARLFS from the coding sequence ATGACCGATTTACAGCTAGCATTGATTGCCCTGGGCGCACTGATCATCATCGCAGTCGTGCTCTTCAACTGGTGGCAAGAGCGTAAGCTGCACAAAGAAACCGAAAGCCGTTTTGTCGAGCCTGAAACCGATGTGCTGATGGACGAAGACTTTCGCATCGACCCCCATACTGTGTTGCGCGGTGACAAACGCGAAGAACCCGAAGAAGAAGAATTCGTGGTTCGTGTGCGCATACAGGACGACGAGCCTGCACCGCAAGTGGCGCCTTCCTATGCTGCTGAGCCGAGCCTCAGCGTCGAAGAGCCAGAAGTCAAGGCAGCGCCCGCTATCAGCGAACCTGCTTTTGATGAAGCTCCCGTCAGGATAGATAGCGCAGAAGATGTTGCCGAAGAAGAAGCACCCGCCTTATATGCATCTACCGTTGCAAGTGACTTGCCTCCCGAACAAGAACCTGTTGCCCTAGCCCAGTCAGAAGAGCCTGTCGTTAACCTCGGCTCGGCAACCGCCCCGTGGGATGAACCTGCCGCAGAACCCGAGCAAGCCGACGCTCCGGAATCCATTGCACTGCCTGCAGATGTTGATGCGCAAATCGACCTTAGCGCGATTCTTTATCTGCCACGCCCTTATAGCGGCGCCGCCTTGCGCCAGCAGTTCCTGAATTTCTCCGAGATCGACAAGCCGGTATATGCCTTCGGCCTTGATGCGTTCCGCGAGTGGCATTTGCTTACACGCGAACAAGAGCAGGGCGAGTTTACCCGCTGTGTATGCAGCCTGCAGATGGCAGACCGCTCTGGCGCGGTCTCGCGCGAAATGCTGATCCGCTTTCAGAATGCCGCTGAAGATATTGCCCTTAATCTGGGCGCGCAGGTGGAATGGCAAGGCGCGCCTGATCCGCTGGTGTACGCCCAGGCGCTGGATGCGTTTTGTATCGAAGTCGATAAACTGGTCAGCCTGCATATTGTGCAGGGCAGCAATGGCCCGTTCACTGGCACCAAGTTCCGTGGCCTGGCCGAGGCCAGTGGTCTGGTGCTCGGCAATGATGGCGCTTTCCATTATCGCGATGAGCAGGGCCACACCTCGTTTTCACTGATCAATCAGGATAGCAACCCCTTCAACGCCGATATGCTGCGCACGGTCGTGATCAAGGGTGTGGTATTCCAGCTGGATATCCCCCATGTGAAAAACTGCACCGAGGTATTCAACCAGATGGTGCTGGCCGCACGTCAGATGTCCCACAGCCTGAACGCCAACCTGGTGGATGACAATTACCGCCAGCTCACTGATACGCAGATAGACCGGATTCGCCAGCAACTGAAAATGCTGCACGCGCAGATGATTACCCGCGGCATCATGCCCGGTGGTCAGACGGCCGCCCGATTATTCTCCTGA
- the ligA gene encoding NAD-dependent DNA ligase LigA, producing the protein MTKPDPSQGALFDNAPATVTSATPEVQIRQLREQINLYNYQYYVLDDPSVPDSEYDRLFRELQALEHAHPELLTPDSPTQRVGASPLKAFASVQHRQAMLSLNNAFEESELTAFDKRIRDALGIAQVEYAVEPKFDGLAITLTYENGLFVQGATRGDGYTGEDVSSNLRTIRAIPMRLPVENPPALIEVRGEVLMLKRDFDKLNRQQAERGEKLFANPRNAAAGSLRQLDPAITATRPLMFFAYGLGIAEGVPQLSTHAAAMDYLASLRLPVSDQRDTVQGLAGLLDYYTRIGAARPNLPFDIDGVVYKVNSIAQQNELGFVSRAPRWAVAHKFPAQEALTEIQAIDVQVGRTGAITPVARLKPVFVGGVTVTNATLHNQDEIDRKDVRVGDTVSVRRAGDVIPEVVAVVLEKRPADTVAYRLLEAINHQCPVCGSHVIRQEDEAVARCTGGLFCSAQRKQAVLHFASRRAIDIEGLGEKLVDQLVDGAHIHTLADIYRLDLATLSSLDRMAEKSAQNILDALQASKATTLARFIYALGIRNVGEATAKDLARYFGSLQALLAADIEQLQQVPDVGPIVAESIRQFLSEPHNQQVIQDLQDVGLHWTESDGAGTQQGVLTGKTLVLTGTLPSMSRDQAKALIEAAGGKVAGSVSKKTDFVVAGEEAGSKLTKAQELGVAVIDESGLLTLLEDNQSSHDD; encoded by the coding sequence ATGACGAAGCCAGACCCCAGCCAGGGAGCATTGTTTGACAATGCACCAGCCACCGTGACCTCTGCCACGCCAGAGGTCCAGATCCGCCAGCTGCGCGAGCAGATCAATCTCTACAACTATCAGTACTATGTGCTGGATGACCCCAGCGTCCCGGACAGTGAATACGACAGGCTGTTTCGCGAATTGCAGGCGCTGGAGCACGCTCACCCCGAGCTGCTCACGCCCGATTCCCCCACGCAACGTGTAGGCGCATCGCCGCTCAAGGCGTTTGCCAGCGTGCAGCACCGGCAGGCCATGCTCTCGCTCAACAATGCGTTTGAAGAAAGCGAGCTGACCGCCTTTGACAAGCGTATCCGTGATGCCCTGGGCATTGCGCAGGTGGAATATGCAGTAGAGCCCAAGTTTGACGGTCTGGCCATCACCCTGACTTATGAAAACGGCCTGTTCGTGCAAGGCGCCACTCGCGGCGATGGCTACACCGGCGAAGATGTCAGCTCCAACCTGCGCACCATACGCGCCATCCCCATGCGCCTGCCGGTAGAAAACCCACCTGCACTGATCGAAGTACGCGGCGAAGTGCTGATGCTGAAACGGGATTTCGACAAGCTGAACCGCCAGCAGGCCGAGCGCGGTGAAAAGCTGTTTGCCAACCCGCGCAATGCCGCCGCTGGCAGCCTGCGTCAGCTTGACCCAGCCATTACCGCGACGCGCCCCTTGATGTTTTTTGCCTATGGCCTGGGCATCGCCGAAGGCGTGCCGCAGCTCAGCACGCATGCGGCCGCCATGGACTACCTGGCATCACTACGCCTGCCGGTGAGTGATCAGCGCGATACGGTGCAAGGGCTGGCAGGGCTGCTGGACTATTACACCCGCATAGGTGCAGCCCGGCCCAATCTGCCGTTTGATATCGATGGCGTGGTTTACAAGGTCAACAGCATTGCCCAGCAAAACGAACTGGGCTTTGTGTCGCGCGCCCCGCGCTGGGCAGTCGCGCATAAATTCCCGGCACAAGAGGCGCTCACCGAAATACAGGCGATTGATGTGCAAGTGGGTCGCACTGGCGCCATTACCCCCGTCGCACGGTTGAAACCGGTATTTGTCGGCGGCGTGACCGTCACCAATGCCACTTTGCATAATCAGGATGAAATCGATCGCAAGGATGTGCGCGTGGGCGATACCGTCAGCGTGCGCAGGGCAGGGGACGTGATTCCGGAAGTGGTCGCCGTGGTGCTGGAAAAACGCCCGGCCGATACCGTTGCCTATCGCCTGCTGGAAGCCATCAACCACCAATGCCCGGTGTGCGGCTCGCACGTCATCCGGCAAGAAGATGAAGCCGTGGCACGCTGCACCGGCGGTCTCTTTTGCTCGGCCCAGCGCAAGCAGGCTGTGCTGCATTTTGCCTCGCGCCGCGCCATTGATATCGAAGGCCTGGGCGAAAAGCTGGTCGATCAGCTGGTAGATGGGGCGCATATCCATACCCTGGCAGATATCTACCGCCTGGATCTCGCTACGCTGTCGTCGCTGGATCGCATGGCCGAAAAGTCTGCCCAGAACATTCTCGATGCCCTGCAAGCCAGCAAAGCCACCACGCTGGCGCGGTTTATTTATGCCTTGGGCATACGCAATGTAGGTGAAGCCACCGCCAAAGACCTGGCGCGCTACTTTGGCAGCCTGCAAGCCTTGCTGGCGGCAGATATTGAACAGTTGCAACAGGTACCGGATGTCGGCCCCATCGTCGCCGAATCCATACGCCAGTTCCTCTCCGAGCCACATAACCAGCAAGTCATCCAGGACCTGCAGGACGTCGGGCTGCACTGGACGGAATCCGACGGCGCGGGCACGCAGCAAGGCGTGCTTACCGGCAAAACCCTGGTGCTCACCGGCACGCTACCCAGCATGTCGCGCGATCAGGCCAAGGCCTTGATTGAAGCCGCAGGCGGCAAGGTAGCAGGCAGCGTTTCCAAGAAAACCGATTTTGTCGTCGCTGGTGAAGAAGCCGGCAGCAAGCTGACCAAGGCGCAGGAGCTGGGTGTTGCCGTGATTGATGAAAGCGGCCTGCTGACATTGCTGGAGGACAACCAGTCCAGCCATGACGACTGA
- a CDS encoding mechanosensitive ion channel family protein, with amino-acid sequence MQTQIDIFLSSLNQFWGQVATFFPKLLAVMVILFFGWVLAKIACVGVKRVLEFTHFDKFADKSGLEAFLKHSEFDLTLSGVISQVVYWLVILLFVITGANALGLNEVAVMLHQLANYLPKIIIAILVLLFGTLLARFVNRLVFAWLHGIKFSGALAISTSAEYGIQILAMFVALEQLDIGTQLLTSLFVIVFGAIFLALAIAFGLGGKEWAAGIIENFQKNKNQK; translated from the coding sequence ATGCAAACTCAGATCGATATCTTTTTATCGTCTCTCAATCAGTTCTGGGGTCAGGTCGCGACATTTTTCCCCAAGTTGTTAGCCGTCATGGTGATCCTGTTTTTTGGCTGGGTACTGGCAAAAATCGCCTGTGTCGGCGTCAAGCGCGTCCTTGAGTTCACCCATTTCGATAAATTCGCTGACAAATCCGGCCTTGAAGCCTTTCTGAAGCACAGTGAATTCGACCTGACGCTCAGCGGCGTCATCAGCCAGGTGGTTTACTGGCTGGTTATCCTGTTGTTCGTGATCACCGGCGCCAATGCCCTGGGCCTGAACGAAGTGGCCGTGATGCTGCATCAGCTGGCGAACTACCTGCCCAAGATCATCATCGCCATTCTGGTGCTGCTGTTTGGTACCTTGCTGGCCCGCTTTGTTAACCGCCTGGTATTTGCATGGCTGCACGGCATCAAGTTCAGCGGTGCGCTCGCCATCAGCACCTCGGCCGAATATGGCATCCAGATCCTGGCCATGTTTGTGGCCCTTGAGCAGCTGGATATCGGCACGCAATTACTGACGTCGCTGTTCGTCATCGTATTCGGTGCCATTTTCCTGGCGCTGGCGATTGCCTTTGGCTTGGGTGGCAAAGAGTGGGCCGCTGGCATTATCGAAAACTTCCAGAAAAACAAAAACCAGAAGTAA